Below is a genomic region from Rhinolophus sinicus isolate RSC01 linkage group LG11, ASM3656204v1, whole genome shotgun sequence.
TCTGGGAAGGTGGCAGCCAGTTGGAACTGGTTCGGGAACATTTTGCTAAATTAGTTGATGTGGTTTTTTCCCTTACATTTAACTATTATCCCTCATGCTCCTCCCTTTCAGCAGCACTGAGCTTCTGTTGTAACGTGTGAGGCTATATAAGTCTCAGTATAAGGTCCCACACCCAGCTCTTCTGCTGCTCTGCTGGGTAATGAAGAACCATGGGGCCCAGAATCTTTGGTAAGGGGGGCTCCAGCCCCAAGTCCAGCCTAAGTGTTATCACACCCCTAATGTATCTCTGAACCTCAGACTTAATTCTTTCCTATTCAATTCTTCACTTCCCGCCTTGTAATCACCCATGTTATCTCTAATTATGTACAAATCTCTCTCCCAACCTGCAATTTTGCAAAAtcttagttctttctttcttttctttttttaagattttattggggaaggggaacaggacttcattggggaacagtgtgtacttccaggtttttttccaagtcaagttgtcctttcagtcttagttgtggagggcacagctcagctccaggtccagttgctgttgctagttgcagagggcacagcccaccatccctttcggaagtcgaaccagcaaccttgtggttgagaggatgctctccaaccaactgagccattcaggagctcagcagcagctcagctcagggtgccgtgttcaatcttagttgcagggggcagagcccaccatctcttgcaggagtcgaggagttgaaccagtaacccactggcccatgtgggaatcaaaccggcagtcttcggcactaggagcacagagctccaaccgcctgagccaccaggccggtccAGAATCTTAGCTCTTTCCAGAGCTCTCcttccacccagagtcagtctcaAAATCTACTCAAATCTCTAATTGTTACCAACAATGAAGGAAGCTCGTGGACATCATCTTGGGGCCAATGATAGTGACCAGAAGGCTACTCTACAGcatcattctcattctcattctgtttcttagctgctatcttcatttttgaaatcatGGGCTCACGCTTAGAAGGAGTCACAGGTGAGAACAGGTGAAGGGAGGATGGAAGGGGTGGCACCGTGGGTGGGAGTCGGAGCTCCCAAGGATCTCAGACTGGTCCTTGGAGCCCATTCTGTCATGGCTCTTCCAGACACTGGACTCTTGCTATGCCAGCCAGCACCCATGTGTGGGGACCAGATCTACAACCCCTTGGAGCAGTGCTGTGATGAGGGGACCATCCTGCCCCTGAACCAGACCCGCCTCTGTGGCCCCTACTGCACCTTCTGGCCCTGCTTCCAGCACTGCTGCCTTGAGTCCTTGGGCTCTCAGAATCGGGCTGTTGTGAGGTTTAAGGTCCCAGGCACGAAGTCCAACTGCTCATCTGCCCCCCTCACCAGGATCTGTGCCCAGGTAAGTGTGCAATTCTAGtccaggctgggagaggggggagcAGGGGATGGACTTTGGTTGTCTGTGTTGCACCCTGACATGCAGTCTCTGCTGAGGTCCCCGTCACCCCATCTCTGAAAGAACATGTACTCTGTCCtcctctatctctctctctctctgcaggaGTACCTCCCCAACAAGCCCTCTATCAGAACTGAGTATTTCTGGACCATCCTGAGGAGCACAGACACAGGACACTCAAGATTCTGATATTTGCTGGTCAGTAGTTCTGCGACAAAGATTTTTAATAACCATAAATATCACTGTTTCTTCCATTTTGAAGACCATCATCCTAGCCCAAGTTACCATCACCATCTGTACCTCAGCAGTCACCTAGCTGACCTCCCTACTTCTACTTTGCCCTCTTTAGTTTAGTTTGTAAATtggaataatctttttaaaatatcaaacagaagaaagataTTGTGGAAATCCCCACTCTGGCTTCCATGAAATCTGTAGTTAATCCCCATCTCccacactcttttttttctttttacatttggtAACTATTTTTACATATCTTTAAATACTTCATTGTATTTAAGTGCTACTTAAAAATAGTGGTATACTTATCAGTTAATTTAGATGGTCCAACATGGACCAGAAAAAGTGGTAGtcaatttaattatatttctttcctttctctagaccccaaattatttttgtacatatgtgtgtatccCAGTCATAATAGGGAGATTCCACATTAATTGTGGAATTTtacagataccatgtttccccgaaaataagactgagtcttatattaaaataagaccgggttgggccggcccagtggctcaggcagttggagctctgtgctcctaactccgaaggctgccagttcgattcccacatgggccagtgggctctcaaccacaaggttgccaattagattcctcgagtcctgcaagggatggtgggctccgccccctgcaactaagattgaacgcggcaccttgagctgagctgctggtgagctcccagatggctcagttggttggaatacgtcctctcaaccacaaggttgccggtttgactcccacaaaggatggtgggcagcgccccttgcaactagcaatggcaactggtacttgagctgagctgcgccccccacaactaagactgaaaggacaacaacttgacttggaaataagtcccagaagtacacactgttccccaataaagtcctgttccccttccccaataaaatctttaaaaaacaaacaacaacaaaaaaatcatcacctaatcattaaaaataaataaataaaaataaaataaaataagaccgggtctcatattaatttttgctccaaaagatgaaataggactatttgtgacaacatggtggatcttgagattataatgctaagcaaaataagtcagacagaaaaaggagagaaccatatgatttcactgatatgtagtatataaaactgaatacaacaaaagaacaagacaaatgaagaaacaaaaactcatgacacagacaatagtttagtggttaccagagggtaaggggggagaggatTGGAAGATGaggttaaaggggatcaaatatatggtgatggaaggagaattgactctggatgattgtcatgcagggtctcagctccctcggctctccagggctctgtctgcaccgcctccccagctcctgcaactcagtgggagtgtaaggggtgtaggtcgtgaactcagtcacagctgggttaccGGCAGCAATGCTCCCGGGGCCCAAAGATTGCTCAtgcttttacctttttcttcAAGATGGGCTGGGcatgggggttgggagctacattgtctccactctcgttgcccacctctgcctcagaatctccactgtggggcccctcctCTAACAGGTGGACTCGATCTTCCAATgcctccaaccgggacacctggtcctgcacctgggctattccagccACAGGGGTGGGCTATTCCCACCCCTCCTCAGGGGCcgaactcctgagaacagtggctgctgggtaccacacactgtgtgggggccacatgtcctcctgtcccgagtcagacgccattcctacctggccagaatcctgctcgctgtgccaggtATCcaattgggtggaggcctcagtgtaaGATGTCtgcaaccctcggagcctacagcagcagcagatcaccaaaatgaaggtgATGCTTTCTATGGCAAAAAGAGTGgggtgccatctggaggctcgagtctcccagacAGACCACACCTCCTGTTCCCGGCGCAGCTCCTCATGGGCCTTCTGAAGCTGAGCTTTCATACGCATAAACTACTCTATTACTTTACGGAGTGTTTCGGCAGACACcaaaccctgctcgctgcaccatgtgtcatgcagggtctcagctcctgctccccacataagaacgcaggacatggtgaggccaaaaaggaacacccacggagccatagataggggagtcataccactatattctcgatggctgctgggttggagacacaggaagcaggctccacacgatgtgCAGCCCGCcatttgcttctctgccaaccaaccaaccaaccaaccaacgtagtcacagcagttacatcagcagccaattggccaacgtctacagccaacggccaaccaccacccaagccagcaccccccccacccccacgtgaggccgagagcctggaaactgctctctgggactctgtccccacagtgatgAACAtccaatgtgatatatagatgatgtattacagaattgtacacctgaaatctatgtaactttactaacaattgtcaccccaataaactttaatttaaaaaaaaaaggtatattcaCTTTGCTTTATACAAGAGTGCATTCCAGAAAAGCTCTGTGTAGATAATTTTTAGTTACTTGTATCGTGACCTCAGTGTTGCCTAATtggtgataaataaaaatatgcatacgTATATTCGTATACAAAAGctgaaacacatacacacaaaccaTCACCAAGACTAGCTGTACTGCCTCTTTCTCGATACATACCACTTCTTAGCCCTTAAAATTCCTATAAACTGAAAACAGATAACATTTACGTGCTGAAATTGTACTGACTTATTtctagggttttatttttaagctgaaaaactataggggcggctggatggctcagttgtttagagcgcaagctctcaacagcaTGGTTgcttgctggttcaattcccagcatgagatggtgggctgcgccccctgcaactaaagattgaaaatggcaactggacttggagctgagctgcgccctccacaactagattggacaactacttggaactgatgggtcctggagaaacacactgtcccccaatattctccaataaattaaaaaaaaaaattctagataaGTTTGCTGAAATGAAATTAGTCATGTGCTGCATAAGGATATTTCAGTCAATGACAAACTGAttatatgatggtggtcccacAAGATTAAAATGGAGCTAGAAATTTCCTGTCGCCTCATCATTGTCACACAACGCATTACTCACAC
It encodes:
- the IGFL4 gene encoding insulin growth factor-like family member 4; translated protein: MGPRIFAAIFIFEIMGSRLEGVTDTGLLLCQPAPMCGDQIYNPLEQCCDEGTILPLNQTRLCGPYCTFWPCFQHCCLESLGSQNRAVVRFKVPGTKSNCSSAPLTRICAQEYLPNKPSIRTEYFWTILRSTDTGHSRF